In Dehalococcoidia bacterium, the genomic stretch CCGGCGGAGACGAAAGAAGTTCCCGGGGAGTAACCGGAGCCGAGAGAGGACAAGATCGTGATCATCCCATCCGTCATCGAAACCAGCGCCCGCGGCGAGCGCGCATTCGACATCTACTCGCTGCTGCTGCGCGAGCGCATCATCTTCCTGGGGACCGGCATCGACGACCAGGTCGCGAACCTGATCATCGCCCAACTGCTCTACCTGGAGCGCGAGGACCCCGACAAGGACATCAACCTGTACGTACACTCGCCGGGCGGACAGATCACGGCGGGCCTGGCGATCTACGACACGATGCAACTCGTCCGTCCCGACATCGCCACGTACGCGGTGGGGATGACGGCGAGCATGGGGACGGTGCTGTTGTGCTCCGGCACGCCCGGCAAGCGCTACTGCATGCCCAACGCGACGATCCACATGCACCAGGCGCTCGGTGGGGCGCGCGGCCAGGCCGCGGACATTGAGATCCAGGCGCGTGAGATCCTGCGCGAGAACGACATCATCCGGAGCATCCTGGTGAAGCACACCGGCCAGTCCGACGAGCGCATCCGGCGGGATTTCGACCGCGACTTCTACATGAACCCGGAACAGGCGAAAGAGTACGGAATGCTGGACGAAATCCTGTCGAAGCGGGAATCAGCGAGTTAGAGGGCTCTCCGTGGGCCAGGTTCGGTTATATAGGGGTTTGGCCATCGTTAAGGCCTAAAGAGGGACTCGCAGATTCCCGAAAACCGTTTTAGAGGCGCCGTTCGGCCCCGCAATCTCGGGAAGTCAAGCTGACAATTCGGCAGCGGGTGGCGTAGAATCGGCAGACCGGGGCGGCAGGACCCCTGTGGAGCCCCGCGACTGGCAGAGGAAATCGATTCATGGCCAACAGTCGGACGACGCGCGTTCAGTACCACTGCTCCTTCTGCGGCAAAAACCAGGATCAGGTCAAGCGCCTGATCGCCGGCCCGGGCGCGGTGTACATCTGCGACGAGTGCGTCGAACTCTGCCGCGAGATCATCGATGAAGAGGCCGCGGGGCCGTCCAAGACGAAGGTCACCGGACAGCGCGTGCCGCCGCCGAAGCAGATCTTCGATCACCTCAGCGAGTACGTCGTCGGCCAGGAGCAGGCCAAGAAGGTCCTCTCCGTCGCCGTCTACAACCACTACAAGCGCATCGGCGCCGTCGGCCCGAACCCGGACGGCGTCGAACTCGAGAAGAGCAACATCCTGCTCCTCGGCCCCACCGGCTCCGGCAAGACGCTTTTCGCCCGCACGCTGGCGAAGATCCTTGACGTGCCATTCACGATCGCCGACGCGACGGCCCTCACCGAGGCCGGGTACGTCGGTGAGGACGTCGAGAACATCCTGCTGCATCTCATCCAGGCTGCTGACTTCGATGTGCAGCGTGCCGAGCGGGGCATCGTCTACGTCGACGAGATTGACAAGATCGCGCGCAAGTCCGACAACCCGTCGATCACGCGCGACGTCTCCGGCGAGGGCGTGCAGCAGGCGCTGCTGAAAATCATCGAAGGCACGACGGCGAACGTGCCGCCGCAGGGCGGACGCAAGCACCCGCACCAGGACTTCATCCAGATCAACACGGCGAACATCTTGTTCATCTGCGGCGGCGCCTTCGAAGGCCTCGACAAGATCGCCGAGAGGCGGCTGGGCCGCGACAAGCGCTCGCTCGGCTTCGGTGCCGAGCTGCGGGCGCTCGACGGGCAGAAGAAGTCCGACGCGCTGCTGAAGCAGGTCACGCACGACGACCTGCTCCAGTACGGCCTGATCCCGGAGTTCGTCGGCCGCCTGCCGATGGTCGTCTCGCTCGACGCCCTCGATGCGGACGCGCTGTTGCGGATTCTCACCGAGCCGAAGAACGCGCTCGCCCGCCAGTTCCAGCGCTTCTTCTCGCTGGACAACGTCGAACTGCAGTTCACAGACGACGGCCTGCGCGCTGCCGCCGAGGAGGCGATCCTGCACAAGACGGGCGCCCGCGGCCTCCGCACCGTGCTCGAAGACACGCTCATGGAAGTGATGTACGAGATCCCGTCGCGGACCGACATCAAGAAGTGCATCGTCAGCGGCGACACGATCCGCAGCCGCAAGCGCCCCCTGCTGATGACCCGCTCCGGCCAGAGCGTCGAAGTCGACGACGTGGTCGAAGAGGGGGAAGACGTCAAAGACGTCTCTGCTTAGCTTCGGCGAACCTTGAACGCGATCGAGAGGCCCGTCGGGGCCTTGCTCGTTTCTGCTACGTTGACATAGGAACGGACGTTCTAAACGCTTTGAGCGGAGTACCATGCGGTCATGACGGGAGAACAGCTGGACCTATTCGCAGTCACGAAGCCGCCCGCTGAGCGCCCGACCGACCTCGGTCCCGCAGCAGTGACCTATGTTGACGCGAAGACCGTCCTTACGCCTGCGACGGGCTTCATGGAGAACTACGACTTCACGCTGAATCCATACAGCGGCTGTGGCTTCGGTTGCGAGTACTGTTACGCGCGGTTCTTCGCGCCTTCTGAGCATGAGCGAGATACCTGGGGCCAATGGGTGAAGGTGAAAGAAAACGCCATTGACGTCATCCGGCGAGCGGCACGGTCGAAGGGGAAGCACCCGCTCGCTCGCGGCTCGAAGATCTACATGTCCAGCGTCACCGATCCGTACCAGCCGATCGAGAAGCGGCTCAGACTCACGCGGCGGATCCTCGAAGTTCTCGTTGAGTTCCAGCCCCGTCTCACGGTTCAAACACGGAGCCCCATCGTGACGCGCGACATCGACCTGCTTTCGCGGTTCGAGCGCGTCCGCGTCAACATGACGATTCCGACTGACAATGAAGCAACCCGTCTGCGTTACGAACCTCACTGTCCGAGCATTGACGTGAGGTTCGAAGCCATCCGTGAGGTTCGCGACGCCGGAATTCCCATTGGAGTGTCAATCAGCCCCATGTTGCCTCTCCGAGATCCACGACGATTCGGGGAACGTCTAGCAACACTTGATGCAGCCGAATATGTCAGTCAGTTCATGAAGGGCAACAGGTCCCGCTTTCGGGCTGGCAGCACGATTGATGCGCTGAGGAAGATGCGGGAAGATCGATGGGATACAGACAATTATGATCGAGCCCGGGATTGCGTGCAGCATGCACTAGGCAGCCGGCCGTTACTCGAGAGCGAGGACGGGTACAGACCTGCAGAGTAACTGGCATGCGCTCTGTGGTGATCTCGATCTCTCCATCTCAGAAAGGACGAGATCGTTTCACACCAGACACTCGCCGGGGCCACAAGCCATTTCGCGTGCATATAACGAGCTTCGGCGCGATCTGCGATCACGAGAACCTGACTACCGCAGACCGGAGGTCGCGATCGCCTATTCGTTCGCTTACCTACCCCAAAGAACGCTCTCAATCATCGGATCACTACAAAAACTAAGCGAACTCGCTCATCTAGATGCGCCAATTCGGCGTGTACTTGATATCGGGTGCGGATCCGGCGCAACGAGTCTGGCGATTGAACTGCTCTCGATGCACGGCGACCGCCTATTCGCGAAGGACACTCCCGTCATCTTGTTAGGTATCGATCCTTCAAACGAAATGCTGGAATACGCGCAGCTGCTCAACACGCCTAGGCTCGCGAAGGTTCTGCGGCAAGGCGCTTGGCGCTCGCTATCGGAGCACACTCGAGATAGAGAAGGATACTTCGACCTCGTGGTGATGTCTGCCTGTCTTCCGTATGGATGCGATGAGCCATCCTCTCCGCAATTTTGGTCAGAATCGGCATGGTCTAGAGCAGCCAACGCCCTGGCGGCCGCTACTCACGCGGAGAGCGCCATGATTGCGATCCAGCCCTTCGCAAAGAAATCGCTGCTTGATTTGTCCGCGAGTTGGTTTTGCAGCGGGTCGCTGAGGAAGTTTGGATTGAACAGCTCGTCATTTCCTTCCTACATTCGGGCGCCCGTCACTTTGCCGAAGACGACAGCGCTGTTTAAGGCGCACTGCCCTCATTCCTGGTCGATTGACTCGTGGAATCCGACGCGGTCGGATGAGATTCGGCTCCTCCTACCCCGTTCGCGACGTTAGTCCTCGTGTCTCGCTCGAATCTCCGCGCTTTCTTCCTGATCTGAGCGGCATATAATCGCAGCCATGAGGGCTGCGCGATGAATCCCCGGCCGGGCGGCGTTTCCGTCGCGACGTCGAAGTTCGCCGTGCCGCGCCGCCGGCCCGATATCGTGCGGCGCTCGCGCCTCAACGCCTTCATCGATGCGGCGGTCGGCGCCAAAGGCATCCTGGTGGCGGCGCCGGCGGGCTACGGCAAGACGACGCTGATCACCGACTGGCTAGAGACCTCCGACCTCAGCATCGTCTGGCTGTCGCTCGATACGTGGGACGCCGATCTGCCTGCGTTCACCGGCGCGCTTGCGGAGGCGATCCGCCTGGGCCTCGGCATCGACGTCGCGCTCGGCGACGAGCGCTTCTGGCAGCCCCGCACCATCGGCACCGTCATCGTCAACGGCATCGCCGCTCACGACGACTATGTCGTGCTCGTGCTCGACGACGTGCACACCGTCGATGCGTCGGAAGACATCATGGCAACGCTCGGCTTCATCCTCGAACGGGCGCCGGAGAACCTGCACCTCGTCATGACGTCGCGCACGCGCCCGCCGATCCCGTCGTTGTCGCGGCTGATCGCCCGCCGCGATGTCGCCACAATCGGCGTTGCAGACCTGGCGTTCACGCCGCGCGAGATCCGCGAGTTGCTCGGCACGCTCGGTCGCGACGTGTCCGAAGACGAAGCCGATGCGTTGTACGAGCGCACCGAGGGATGGGCGGCCGCGCTGATCCTCGGCGCCGGCGGCGACCGGCGCCCGGGGCGGACGAACGTCGAAGGAGAGGAAGCGACGGGTGGCGCTGGCAGCATCGCGGGGCCAAACGTCGGCTTGTCGCTCGCTGACTACGCGCAGGGAGAAGCGCTGGAGGGCGTCCCCGACGACCTGCGCGCGTTCCTGCGCAAAATCTCGCTGCTGCCCGTATGGACGCCGGCGCTCTGCAACGATGTCACCGGCCGCAGCGACAGCGAACGCTTGCTGCGCGACGCCGCGTCGCGCGTGCTGTTCGTCTCGCAGCACGCCGACGATCCGCCGATGTACCGCTGCCACCAGCTCATGCGGTCGCTGCTGATGCAGCAGTTTCGCCGTGAGGACCCCGATGGCTACGCGACGGCCGGCCGTGCAGCCGCGGAGACGTTGTCGAACTTCGGGTTGCTGAACGAGGCCGTCGACCTGCTGTTTGAACTCGAAGCATGGGACGAGGCCGCGAAGATGCTGGAGGACGTCGCGCCCAGGCTCATCCAGCAGGGACAGGCGCGTGGCCTCGGCGAATGGATCGACCGCCTGCCGCCGGGCTCGCAGTCGTCCCGACCGCACCTGCAGTTGTGGCGCTCGCGCGCCGCACTCAAGCTCAAGGAGTTCGACGAAGCGCTGCGCATCATCGAGGATGCGATCCGGACGCTCCGCCCCGCGAACGAAACGCGGCGGCTGGTCCAGGCGCTCTTCGTGCGCGGCGAAGCGCAGCGCCTCAAAGGCTACTACGACGAGTCGCTCGCCGCGTTCCGCGAGGCACGCGCCCTCATCGAAACGAGCGACGAAGGCGATGTCCAACTCGCCGGTGACGCGCTGCGAAATATAGGCGTCGCGCATACGATCACCGGCGACCTCGACGCAGCGATCGGTGAGCTGGAAGAAGCGCGTAAGCTGTTCGAGCAGGCGGGCGACCTGCAGGGCATCGGCAACACGTGCGCTTCGCTGGCGCAGTGCTACAGCATGCGCGGCCAGCCGATGCTCGCGCTCGACGCGCTACAGCGCGCGCAATCCGCGTTCGAGCGCGCGGGCAACACGTTTGACCTCTGCCTGACGCTCAACAACACCGGCATGGTCTATTACACGCTCGGCGAGTACGAACAGGCGGTGCAGGTGTACGAGCGCGGCCTGCGCGTCGTGCGCGGCACGGGCAACGTGGCGTACGAGGCGTTCATGACGGCGGGCATGGCGGAGACGTATCGCGCCATGGGCCGGTTCGATGAGAGCCTGGCCGCCTACAACGCGGCGCAACCGCTCGTCGATGGATTGCAGATCGCGTACCTGGCGCAAGAGTTGAGCGAGGGTATGGCGTTGACGCGGCTGGGGCTCGGCCAGGGCGAAGACGCCGTGCAGATGCTGAAGCGCATCGCGCCCGGCGCATCGGACCCGCCGGCGCGCCTCGCGGCGCACGCGGTGACGGAAGCGCAGGTGCAACTCGAACGCGGCGATGCGGGAAGCGCGCTGAAATCCATCGACTTCGCGTGGCGTCACTTCGAATCGGTCGATGACCGGCACGATATGGCGATCGCGGCGTTCTTGCGCGCTCGCGCGCTGTTCGACAGCCATCAACCGCGGAAGGCGATGGCCGAATTGGGGCGCGTCGCCCGGCTCTGCGAGCGCCTCGGCTACAAGAAGTTTCTTCGGCCCCACGTCTCGCGGGCGCACGAGATGGTCGAATACGCGCTGGTGCGCCACGTCGAGGACGCGTTGCTTGCGGACCTCGTCGCGCCGCAAGCAACGCCCCGCCCGGACGACGAGCGGGCAGGGCGCCATGCCCCTGCTTCCGACATGTTGCCCGCTGTCCGCGCCTTCGCCTTCGGCCGCGGCAGCGTGCTCGTAGGCGAACGTCCGGTGTCCGACTTGGAGTGGCGGAGCGAGAAGAGCAAGGAGATGTTTTTCTTCCTGCTCACGAAGCAGGACTCCGTCGGCAAGGAGGAGATGTTCGCGGCCCTCTGGCCCGACCTGCCCGAGTCCAAGTGCAACAGCAACTTCCACTCCAGCCTCTATCGCCTCCGGCGAGCGCTGTTCCACGAGTGCGTCATTCGCGAGCCCGACGGGAGCTACGGCCTGAACCAGCGCGGCGTCTTCGAATCCGACGTCTCCGGCTTCAACAGGGCGATGCTGGCAGCCGACGTCGCGAAGGACGACGACGAAAGAATGGCGCGGCTCGAAGAAGCGGTCGCTCTCTACAAGGGGCCGTTTATGAGCGCGACCTACAGCGACTGGGTGGAGCCCGTGCGGCGCGAGCTGGAGGAACGCTATATCGAGGCGCTGAACGAGCTCGGCGCGCGAAAGCTCAAGGACGGCGCGTTCGAGGAAGGGCTGGTGCTGTTCAAGTCGCTTGAGTCCGTCGACCCGTATAGCGAGGCGGCGACGTTCGGCGTCATGCGGTGCCATCTCGGGCTCAACGACGGTCCGGCGGCCGCCCGCCAGTATCGCCGCTTCCGGCAGCTCCTCCGCGACGAACTTGAAGAAGAGCCGTCGGAACGGCTGCAGCAGCTCTACAAGGAGGCCTCGACTCGCTAGATCCCGGTCAGCTGGCCTTCGCGGCGACGGCGCGGGCGCTGTTCAGGGGCTTCGCGGCGCTCAGGCCCTTCGCACGGCGCTGCTTCTCCAGGT encodes the following:
- a CDS encoding ATP-dependent Clp protease proteolytic subunit encodes the protein MVIIPSVIETSARGERAFDIYSLLLRERIIFLGTGIDDQVANLIIAQLLYLEREDPDKDINLYVHSPGGQITAGLAIYDTMQLVRPDIATYAVGMTASMGTVLLCSGTPGKRYCMPNATIHMHQALGGARGQAADIEIQAREILRENDIIRSILVKHTGQSDERIRRDFDRDFYMNPEQAKEYGMLDEILSKRESAS
- the clpX gene encoding ATP-dependent Clp protease ATP-binding subunit ClpX, yielding MANSRTTRVQYHCSFCGKNQDQVKRLIAGPGAVYICDECVELCREIIDEEAAGPSKTKVTGQRVPPPKQIFDHLSEYVVGQEQAKKVLSVAVYNHYKRIGAVGPNPDGVELEKSNILLLGPTGSGKTLFARTLAKILDVPFTIADATALTEAGYVGEDVENILLHLIQAADFDVQRAERGIVYVDEIDKIARKSDNPSITRDVSGEGVQQALLKIIEGTTANVPPQGGRKHPHQDFIQINTANILFICGGAFEGLDKIAERRLGRDKRSLGFGAELRALDGQKKSDALLKQVTHDDLLQYGLIPEFVGRLPMVVSLDALDADALLRILTEPKNALARQFQRFFSLDNVELQFTDDGLRAAAEEAILHKTGARGLRTVLEDTLMEVMYEIPSRTDIKKCIVSGDTIRSRKRPLLMTRSGQSVEVDDVVEEGEDVKDVSA
- a CDS encoding radical SAM protein, with amino-acid sequence MTGEQLDLFAVTKPPAERPTDLGPAAVTYVDAKTVLTPATGFMENYDFTLNPYSGCGFGCEYCYARFFAPSEHERDTWGQWVKVKENAIDVIRRAARSKGKHPLARGSKIYMSSVTDPYQPIEKRLRLTRRILEVLVEFQPRLTVQTRSPIVTRDIDLLSRFERVRVNMTIPTDNEATRLRYEPHCPSIDVRFEAIREVRDAGIPIGVSISPMLPLRDPRRFGERLATLDAAEYVSQFMKGNRSRFRAGSTIDALRKMREDRWDTDNYDRARDCVQHALGSRPLLESEDGYRPAE
- a CDS encoding tetratricopeptide repeat protein — its product is MNPRPGGVSVATSKFAVPRRRPDIVRRSRLNAFIDAAVGAKGILVAAPAGYGKTTLITDWLETSDLSIVWLSLDTWDADLPAFTGALAEAIRLGLGIDVALGDERFWQPRTIGTVIVNGIAAHDDYVVLVLDDVHTVDASEDIMATLGFILERAPENLHLVMTSRTRPPIPSLSRLIARRDVATIGVADLAFTPREIRELLGTLGRDVSEDEADALYERTEGWAAALILGAGGDRRPGRTNVEGEEATGGAGSIAGPNVGLSLADYAQGEALEGVPDDLRAFLRKISLLPVWTPALCNDVTGRSDSERLLRDAASRVLFVSQHADDPPMYRCHQLMRSLLMQQFRREDPDGYATAGRAAAETLSNFGLLNEAVDLLFELEAWDEAAKMLEDVAPRLIQQGQARGLGEWIDRLPPGSQSSRPHLQLWRSRAALKLKEFDEALRIIEDAIRTLRPANETRRLVQALFVRGEAQRLKGYYDESLAAFREARALIETSDEGDVQLAGDALRNIGVAHTITGDLDAAIGELEEARKLFEQAGDLQGIGNTCASLAQCYSMRGQPMLALDALQRAQSAFERAGNTFDLCLTLNNTGMVYYTLGEYEQAVQVYERGLRVVRGTGNVAYEAFMTAGMAETYRAMGRFDESLAAYNAAQPLVDGLQIAYLAQELSEGMALTRLGLGQGEDAVQMLKRIAPGASDPPARLAAHAVTEAQVQLERGDAGSALKSIDFAWRHFESVDDRHDMAIAAFLRARALFDSHQPRKAMAELGRVARLCERLGYKKFLRPHVSRAHEMVEYALVRHVEDALLADLVAPQATPRPDDERAGRHAPASDMLPAVRAFAFGRGSVLVGERPVSDLEWRSEKSKEMFFFLLTKQDSVGKEEMFAALWPDLPESKCNSNFHSSLYRLRRALFHECVIREPDGSYGLNQRGVFESDVSGFNRAMLAADVAKDDDERMARLEEAVALYKGPFMSATYSDWVEPVRRELEERYIEALNELGARKLKDGAFEEGLVLFKSLESVDPYSEAATFGVMRCHLGLNDGPAAARQYRRFRQLLRDELEEEPSERLQQLYKEASTR